The genomic stretch TACCGTGGGGTATTTTCTTTTTCAGTCGGGCGGCGACTGAAATGCCGGCAGTTCCTCCACCGACAATGACGATTTCGTATCCTGTTTGCACAGGCATGTTGTCACCTCCTTCAAGTAGTAAACGGTTTCAAAAAAAGCTGCTGTCATCCACCTCACTCGTCTAGTGAGTTAGGACTAACACGAGTGCCCAATACCAGTATAAGCGGGGTGGCAACGAGATACTATCGGGGAAAACCCCTAAATGTACACACTAACGCTTCACGTCATACATGTGAGAATTCGTGAACTTATTTTGTCCAGAAAATGAGGATTGTGTGAAAAACTCAGCAAAAGTGATCATCATCATACACAATTGAGCTAAACTATAGCTAATAGCAAGCTGAACGTTTCACTCGTGCCCCGGGGACAGGTCTGATCTTTGTGCATGGGGCAGCAGAAGGGGTGGTTTTCTATGTCCTTGATCAAAACCTTTATTGTCCGGCGCCAGGTCATTCTGATGGGGATGCTTTCCTTGGGCTTAAGTTTAGTGATCATTGGCCAGGCGTATCTGATCGTGGGGATCATCAGCGCACTCTTCTTAGATGGTGCTCCTGTTCAAGCGCTCGGTTCGTTGTTGCTCTTGCTGTTTGTCGTGATCACCCTGCGTGCGGTGCTCGCCTATCTTAACGGCCGGGTGGGTATCCAGTTGGCGGAGGTGGCCAAAACAGGCCTGCGCCAGCATGTGCTTCGGCACCTGTTGCAAACGCCCTTTGAACTGGCCGGCCAAGGCCGGACCGGAGAAAAAGTGAGTGTGCTCTTAAGCGTCGTCGACAAAGTGGACCCTTACTACCGGGATTATTTGCCCAATCTGATTCGGGCCACTGTTGTGCCTTTGTGCCTGTTGACCGCCATCACGGTGGCTAACTGGCCCTCTGCCCTGATTATAGTCATCACCGCCCCTTTTATTCCCATTTTCATGGCCATTATCGGCCAGAGGACCAAAGAACAGTCAGAGCAACAATTGCAAGCTTTAGCTGCTTTCTCCGGCCGTTTTCTCGATTCGTTACAAGGTTTGCCCACGCTGAAGCTGTTCGGCCGGGCTAAAGAGGAAAAACAGAAAATTAAGGCCCACAGCATCCGCTTCCGCGAGGCCACTTTAGGGGTGCTTTCGGTCGCCTTTACATCTGCGTTCATGATGGAATTGATTGCCATGCTCAGCATGGGGCTCATTGCCCTGCAACTGGCCATCAGTCTGATCATGTTTGAAACCATCAGCTTTCAAAACGCGTTTTTTGTCTTATTGTTGGCCCCTGAGTTTTATCTGGCCTTAAAAGAGTTAAGCAGTGCCTTTCACACCGGGCGGGAAAGTATCACTGCGGCCAAAACCTTGGAAGAAAAACTGGGTGAAGCCAAGGAGGAGGTCCGCTGGGGGGATCAGCCACTGGATCGTTTACCTCCAGAGCTGGAATTGAAAGGGGTGAGCGTAGCCTATCAAGGACGGCCGGTTTTAAAAAACATCACCGCAACCATTGCTGCCGGCCGTATGGTAGCCATTGTTGGTCCGAGCGGAGCGGGGAAAACCACGCTCTTAAGGGTGATCGCCGGCCTCGTTCCCGTCACAGACGGTCAGATCTTGATCAATGGTCAGTCCCGGGAAAACGTCCGGGAAGAAGCGTGGTTTGATCAACTGAGCTATATTGCTCAACATCCGTACATTTTTTCCGGGTCCATCTATGACAATGTCGCCCTGGCCAACAGAAAGGGTGCCTCCAAGAGAGAGGTGCTCAAGGCCATTGAGCAGGCGGGTCTGGCTGAGCTCGTCGCTCTCTTGGAACAAGGGATCCAGACACCGATCGGTGAAGGGGGACGGGGTTTATCTGGCGGAGAAAAACAACGCCTCGCGCTGGCCCGGGCCTTTGTCAAACAACCATCCCTGGTGCTCTTTGATGAACCGACCAAAGGGCTGGATCTGAAAACAGAGCAAATCCTCTTGCAATCCATGTCCCAGTTGGCTAAAACGGCCACGGTGATCACGGTGGCCCACCGCCTTCACACCGTCAAACAAGCCGACTGGATACTCGTTTTGGATCAAGGTGAAGTGGTTGCTCAAGGAACCCATGCTGATTTAGAAGCGCATAGTCCCCATTATCGGCAGTTATTGGGTTTAGAAGAAGTTCGTGTTGAGGGGGGCAGAAAGGAATGAGAGACTTACAGCCCGTTTTGCGACACATCTGGCAAGAAAAGCGGGATGTGCTCTTGACGGTTTTGTTTGGTTGGGTCACTGGACTGGCGGCCGTCGGCTTATTTACAGCCAGCGGTTACCTGATTTCCCAAGCGGCTTTAAGCGTCCCTGTCTACGCTTTAATGGTGGTCATTGCCTCGGTGAAGTTGTTGGGTTTTATCCGGGCTATTGCCCGCTATCTGGAGCGCTACGTTTCCCACCGGGCCACGTTTACCATTTTGAGCCGCATCCGCACACACTTTTTTGCACAATTGGAACGCCTCTCTCCCGTTCGTCTGCAACGGTTGCGCTCCGGAGACTTGCTGTCCCGGGTGGTGACCGATGTGGAAGCGTTGCAACACTTTTTTTTAAGAATCTTTTACCCACCCGTTGTCTTGGTGCTCATTTTCCTGGCCACTGTGTCGTTTACCCTTTACTTTTCCTGGTGGCTGGCACTCTTGCTTTTGGTCGGACTGATCATGACAACGGTGATCTTGCCTGCTCTCTTTCATGTCTTGCGCCAAAAGAGGGAGCAAACGGCTCTAGAACAGCAGAGTCAATTGTCGGCAGAAGCGACGGAGCTGTTGTTCGGCTTTCAGGAGCTTAAGATTTATCGTCAACTGGCGGAAAAAGAGAGGCAGTTTAAGCAGGCCAATGACACGCTGATTCAAACCCAGGCCCAGATACAAAAGCACGAACTGCTTCAACAAGTGGCAGACAAGTGGGTCGGCATGGTGACGGGTTTTGCGGTCTTGGCAGTGGGGGGATGGCTCATCACCAACGGTCAGCTGGAAGGTGTCTATTTGGCCATGTTTTTGCTTTTGACGTTAACTTTGTTTGAACATACGGCACCGATGGCCGCCTTTCCCAATTACTTTCGGGAAAATAAAGAAGCAGCCAGGCGGGTATTCAGCATTGGCCAGCAAAAAGAAGAAGAGCGGAAGCAGGAAGAAGAGACCTGCAAACCGGATAACGTTGTGCAGGTATCCCAACCGGCACATGTGTCTCTTGAGGGGCCGGTCGCTATTCGTTTTGAAGCGGTTTCGTTTACTTATCCAGGGGAAGGGCGTCCCGCTTTAAACAACGTCACTTTTGAAGTACCGGCTGGTTCAAAAACAGCTATTGTAGGGGCCAGCGGATCGGGGAAATCGACCGTTTTGCACTTAATCCTGGGCTTGGAACAGGCTTCTTCCGGCCAGATCTTGTTGAACGACATACCGATTGACCAGCTCCAACCGGAGGTCATCTGGCAAAAAACGAATGCCGTTCTGCAGGAGCAGCACTTTTTTAGCGGCACAATACGGGATAATTTGCTGGCTGATGTGGAGGACGACAAATTAATCGCCGCTTTACGCCAGGCCGGGCTTGATACTTTTTCGCTCGATCAGCCTGTCTTTGATCAAGGGGCTAACTTATCCGGGGGTGAAAAACAGCGTTTGTCCATCGCCAGAGTGCTTTTGCGTCAGGGCCAGTTGTGGTTGCTGGATGAACCCTTCTCATCCTTGGATTACCCGAGGGCCCAAAAGCTGATGGCTCAGCTGCTCGATGCCGCTCGAGACCAAACCTTTATTTACGTCAGTCACCATTTAAGCAACTTGGACATGATGGATCAGATTGTGGTTATGGACGAAGGTTCCGTCCAAGAACAAGGCACCTATGCGCAATTGATGAACAAAAGAGGAATGTTTTATCGGCTGAAGCAAGTGGAACAGGATGCACTGAATGACCGTTAACCAGGATTTGTTCACAGTTTCGTTACAGTCATAGCCCGAAAGAGTCATGTTAAAGAGATTGGTCTTTGTCTATACTTTTGTTTAGGGCTAGCTCTTTTAGGTTCATCCATGTGATGTTTTGTGCTGTCGAACGTGAATGGGTGCACCAGTTTTTATTCAGACCACTTATGATTAAACAGCGTTTGAAAGGTTGTTTGTCATCATGTGCCATGACTTGCGGACTATATGTGTTGTACTCATGATCGCTGGCGCGCTGCTTACGCTCGGACGGCTCACCGTTAGCGCTGAACAACATGCGGGACTTTCAAGTATCCAAGCCCTGATTGATGCGGCTGAACCTTATGACACGGTGCGCATACCGGCCGGCTCTTACAACGAGTCGCTTGTCATTACGAAACCGCTGACGCTCAAAGGAGACGGGGAAGTGATTATTACCGCCGTGGACAAACAACCCGTCATGACAATTGAAACGGATCACGTTGAGGTGACCGGTCTTGTGCTGATTCAACCGGTTACTGCTGCTGATGCCACGGCCATTTTAGCCTACGGAAATAATCACAGGTTCCATCATTTGCGGATTGAAACGCAAGGCACAGGTATTAGGGCAGAAGGCACACAGAACTTCGTTATCGCTCATAATGAAATCGTTGGCGAAAAATCGAGTGACATGAGCCGGCGTGGACATGGCGTTGAAATTTGGTTCTCACACGGTACACACGTGCACAGCAACGTTCTTCGCTGGGTGCGTGACGGGGTGTATGTGGAACGTAGCTCAGCTGTAAAAATTAAAAACAACGATATCGAGCGGTCCCGATACGGTATCCATCTCATGTTTACTCAGGATACGGTCGTTTCTCACAACCGGGCCAACCATAACATTGTCGGCGGAATGATCATGGGAACCCAACGCTCCAAAGTCACACACAACGAGTTTCGCTGGAACTACTTTCATGTCAATGCAAAGGGGCTATTGCTCTACGACGAAACGGAAACAGAAGTGAGCCATAACTTTATCGAACACAATCTTGTCGGCCTCTTCATTGATGATTCGCAGCACAACACCATTCACAGCAACCAAATTGCCTCCAACGTCATTGGTTTACAGTTAGACGGCGCTAACGACAACAAGATCTTCAACAATACGATTATGGCTAATGTCACTGCCGCTCAAGCGCAGCAAAGTGCAAACAATGTGGTGTACGCCAATTATTGGGATGTTCAAGGCATCGATATAACCGGCGATGGGTTGAGTGAGGTGCCCTTTGAAGCTGATCCGTTTCTGCAGCAAATGGTGGATCAACACCCGGCAGCTCAAATATTGGTCGGCTCACCCGGATTGCCTTTCTTGCAGCAACTGTTCAAAACGGATACGAGCGGCTGGTTGCGTGATGAACAGCCTTTAACTCAACCGACTAATCTTGAGTTTCCTGCCCGATCGGCTGAACCATCCGTCGGCGAATGGAACCATAAGCCTTGGTTGTACAGCATCATATTTGTATTATCCGGGATGCTTATTATTTACTTAGGAGGTTGGCGGAAATGAAAAAAGCAGTCCTTGTACTTAGTTTACTAGCATTGATTCTGGTTACAGCCGCCTGTCAGGAAAAGGAATTACCACAGCCACAAGCGATCACTGAGCTGGATCAATGTGAAGTTTGCCACATGATGGTGCCTGACGATTATAACACGACACAAATCATTTTAGAAAACGGTCGCGTGCTTAAGTTTGACGACATCGGCTGTATGTTTGAATGGGAAAAAACACATGGTGATGATGATATCGCCGTACGCTATGTGCGTGATTATTTGACCGAGGAATGGATCGTGCTGGAAGAAGCCGTTTTTGCCTATGATTCATCCTTTGTAACTGCAATGGCCTACAACGTTTTATCGTTTAAACATCAAGATGAAGCGGAGCAATTTATAGAGGAACAAGGCACTGGCGTCCTGTTGACTGTTGACGATCTGTATAACCATCATTGGGAACGCAACATGGAGATGATGAAACAGTTAAAACAGGAACATGGTCATACAGACCACAAGCACGGTGAACACGGGGAAATGATGGAGAAAAAGCATCAAGACGAACATCACGATCACAGCCACAGCCACGACCATGACGAGCCTAACGAACATGATGCACATGACCATGATGATGATCATGAGGATCAAAACTAAACGTGGGTAAGGATGGCAAGCGTTGGTTTTAAAAACGTTTATTCTCTATGAATTAAAAATTGCTTTGCGCCAGATGTGGGGATATATGTTTGTAGCCATCATGCTTGTCTTTGCGCTGGCGATCTGGCTGATTCAACTTGGGATAGGAGACGCAGCGATTGCCTCCTATACGCAGGCAGCAGGGGCGATGATCAATTTACTCCTGTACATTGTCCCCCTGTTTGCCTTATTAACCGGTTCGTTTTCTGTGGCCGGTGAATGGGAAGACGGGAGATGGTCTTTATTAGCCTCCTATCCGATTTCCTCGTTCTCCTTTTTACTGGGCAAGTTTATCGCCTTAAGCCTGTTGCTGTCAGCCTACAGCATGCTCGTTCTCGGTTTGTTTAGCTTGCTCGGCGTCATCTTCGACCGGCCTGTCGCCTCAACATTATTTATGGCGGCCATTATTTTTGCCATTTTGCTATCGGTTTTGTTTTTAGCGCTGGCGATCATGGTCGGTGCCGTGTCCAAAAACCGCTGGCAAGCCTTCAGTATGAGCGTTGGATTATGGTTTGTGTTGATCATTGCCTGGCCTGTTGTAGTGCTAGCCATGGTCAATCAGTTGCCGTATTTGTGGACACAACCGGCTCTCGAAATCTTGACAATGTTAAACCCGGCTGAACTAGTGCGTCTGTACACCACTGTTCACCATGGTGGCGGATATATGTTCGGTCCACACTATTATGACTGGATGTCATGGATACACTCACCATTCGGTACGTTGCAGTTTGCCGGTATTGCTCTATTATGGTGTGGCATCCATTTAGGCGTTGGGATATATTTTTGGGAGAAAAAGCGAAACGCGAAGTAGGACTTGGCTATAGGCCGTCCGGCCATAGCAGAGATTTCATGAATAGGTGATCATGATGCCATCTTTTGTCTCCATCAACCATTTACAAAAAGTATACGGGGGACAAACGGTGCTCAACATTCCGCACTTGGAGCTTGACCGTGGGGAAATTGTAGCGGTGTGCGGAGGCAACGGCGCCGGAAAAAGCACCTTGCTCAAAATGATAGCTGGCATACTTCAGCCGACACAGGGCGATGTCATCGTCAATGGACTGAGCCGTTCCCAAGTCGGCCAACCGGACCGTAAAAAGCAATACTTGAAACAGATTGGCTACATGCCCGATGATTTCCAGGCCAACATTCCCCTAACAGTGAGCGAACTGTTGCACTTCTACGCCCGCTTGCTCGGAGAACCGGAGCATAAAGCGGACGGCTTGCTTGACCTTGTGGAATTGTCGGAACATAAACAGAAAAAATTTACTCAGCTTTCAAAAGGAATGCGCCAGCGGTTCTTGTTGGCTCAGTCATTGCTCGCTTCACCGCCGCTCCTCCTCTTTGATGAGCCGACGAACGGACTTGATCCGCTGTGGACCCGTTTTTTTGCTGAATGTTGTCTCCACCTGCAAGAAGACGGTCATACGGTTATTTTCTCCACCCATGATTTGCACATCGCTAAAGAGATCGCTGACCGGATCGTGTTTATACACAAAGGAAATATTATTGACGACGGAACGGTGAAGTATTTTACTGAGCAGTATGGAACTGAAGACTTGTATGAGATTTTCCAGACGATGGTACTTGATCTGGAACAGCAAAAATAAACCGGTGCAGAAAGTGGGAAAATGATGAATCATGAGCTCAAATCCTATCAACGCATTAAATGGTTGATCCTGCTCATCCCGACCATCACGGTAGGTATTTGGGAACTGGTGCGACACACGCCGTACATGTTGGAACGGTTGTCGATGGAAGCAGGAAACTGGCTGACTCCCGTCATTGTCTTCGCCGTGACGATGATCTTTGTGCGCCGGCTGTTTCAGGCCCTGGAAACGTTACAACACAAATTGGAAGAAGAAAAAACGAAAAAAGCGATGTTGGAGGAAAGGGAGAAGCTGGCCAGACAACTGCATGACGGCGTCGCCCAATCGCTGTTTCTGCTTGGTGTCAAATGCGAACAGTGGCAAGCGCGTGTGCCGGAGCTCTCTGGTGATCAAACCTACTGTCACATCCGCCAGCTCATCCGGCACATCCATGATGATGTGCGTCAAGCCATCGTCAGTCTGCGGCAAGGCATATCTGTCGAAGAATGGCCATGGACCCAGTCAGTACATGAATTAATTGAACGGTTTGAGCGGGAATCCGGCCTGACCGTGCAGCTCGATTGGCGCTTGGCAGAGGAGCATCTCAGTGCCAAGGAGAAAGTTGAACTGTATGCCTGTCTGCAGGAGGCACTGGTCAATATTCACAAGCATGCTCAGGCCTCAATGGTCAATATCGAGGCTTATGAGGAGGATGGCAACTGGCTGTGTCGTGTGACCGATGACGGGCGCGGGCTGTCCGTTAATCCGCCGTTTGAATCGGAACGGGGGTTTGGAACGAAAATTATGCGTGACCGGGCCGCTGAAATGGGCTGGACGATCACCTGGCATTCCCGTGAGACCGGTACTGAAGTGATCATCAGAAAAGAGGGTCAAGGAGGAAAAGGCGATGCGTCCAAACAGAGACAGTCCGTTAAACATCCTGATCGTGGATGATGCGAAACATGCCAGGGAAGCGATGCGCAACATCATCGACATGCATGACGATATGGTCGTGATCGGGGAAGCCAAAAGCGGGGAAGAAGCCATCACCTTGGCTGAACAGCTGATGCCCGATTTGATTCTCATGGATATTCATCTGCCTGATATCGATGGGTTGCACGCCACGCGTATCATAAAAGGACATTTTCCAGCAATCAAGGTGGTGATCGTCACCGTCTCCGATGATGCCGCCAATTTGCTGGAGGCCCTCAAATGCGGTGCTCAAGGCTATCTCCTCAAACACCTGACGTCATCGACCTGGTATGAATGTTTACAAGCGTTTATCCGTGACGAAGTCCCTCTGTCCCGGACGTTGGCCAGCCAAATTCTGAATGAATTTAACCGAAAAAAAGAAGGGACGAGTGAGGAGCGACAGCCCTTAACCCACCGGGAGCGGGAAGTGCTGCATCTGGTAGCATTAGGTTTGACAAACAAAGAGATCGCCGGGAAGCTTCACCTTTCTGAATATACGGTGAAAAATCATCTGAAGAACATCATGCAAAAACTGCATCTCAATAATCGCGTACAATTAACGCGCTATGCGTATGAACAAGGACTCTATCCGCCTAAAAATTAAAAATTCAGAACCGAATCGTCCGTGAGCATTTTATCGGTGCTCAACCCGTGGAGGAAGCGCAAATTTACCGTTATGATAGCGTTAAATTTGTGCCCACTAAAGATGAGGACATTTAAACGACATCTCCTTATTCAAGCAGACATAAAAAAAGCAGACATAGAACAGGACCTGTCTCATATGCGGGACAGGTCCTCACTGTTTGGCGTCAATGCCACCCAATACATTTTGCAGAGAGAACCGTGTGCTTGTATGCTTCCTTGCCAGCCTTAATCTTCAGGTGATTGTTTTAAAGCCGCATAAAAGGCGAAAACGATGCTCAAGCCCAAGACGATAAACGGTGCATAATAAATGAGAACATCATTCATCTGCATCCCCCCGCATTATTTTTTTCCCGCCACATACTGGTCATCCAAGACGAAGAAGCGTAACAACAGGTACAAGGAGGGAACCAACAGGCACAGCCCAGCCACAAAGGCCACAATCAAGGCGATGGCCATCGCTTCATTGGTGGCGCCGTCATAGACGGTTAAATAGGGATACAACAAGTACGGGTATTTGGATATGCCGTACGCATAAAAAGCAAAGGCGAACTGGCCGACCAGCAACAAAAAGGCAGTGCCGTAGTATTTTTTTTGCCAAATCAGCCAGACGCTGGCCACAAAGAACAGCAGACTGATGGCAAACATCCACCATAAGTTTAACAGTGATGCAAAGTGATCCGGGTTATGGTTTCTCAGCTCGTATACGATGCCCATCGCCGTCACAATGGTTGGCAAAGCCCAAATGAGGGCATAGCGGCGAAACAGGGCAGTCGCTTGGCTGTGACCCCCGCGGTCCGCGTACCAGGTCAGAAAAACGGCGGAAATGTACAGCACGGCGGCAACAGCAAGCACCACGATGCTCCATGATAAGGGGCTGGTGAACAAAGTCCAGTAATCAAGGACCGGTCCCCGTTCGGTCAGCTGGATAAACCCGCCTTCAGAAATGGTGAACACCACGGACAACGAGGCGGGCAAAACCAGGCCTGTGGCCCCGTACAAGAAAGCGTAACCCCGGTGTCCTTTGCTGCCGTACGTTTCAAACGCATAGTACGACCCACGAATGGCCAGCAAGATAATGGAAATGCTCAGCGGAATGAGCAGCGCGCTGCCGTAATAGTAAGCCGTGGAAGGAAAGAAACCGATCATGCCGACAAAGAAAAAGATGAGAAAAACATTGGTCACTTCCCATACGGGCGACAGATAGCGCTGAATCACATTGGAGAGCACCTGATGCTGTCCGGTCCATAAACTGTAGGCGTTAAAGAAACCAGCGCCAAAATCGATAGAAGCGACGATCACATAGCCGAACAAAAAGGTCCACAATACGGTCATGCCGATCACTTCGTAATCCATGGACGCTCACCCCCTTCATGAGCCAGATCTTGCTCCAGCGGAAAACGCTGATTAATGTTACGCAACACCACAACAACCCCGATGACTAAGATCAGGTACAGGGCCAGAAAAAAGAAGAACAAGTGACCGACATAGGGACTTTGGGTGGCTGCTTCTTCAACGGTCATCACGCCTCGTAAAATCCACGGTTGGCGACCGAACTCGGTCATCCACCAGCCCGCTTGAATAGCCAGCATGGCCAAGGGTCCACTGGCCACGATCAAGCGGCGGAACCAGCGGCTGGTGACGATCGTCCACTTTCGCCGCATACCCCACCAGTAGACAAAGGAGAAGAGCACTAGCCACACACCGATGATGACCATCAGATTAAAGAGATAGTGAATGAATAAAGGCGGATGCCATTCCTGAGGAAATTCGTTTAATCCAATCACTTCAGCCTGGGGATGGTTATGGGCCAAAATACTTAGGGCATAAGGAATCTCCAGGCCAAAGCGCACGTTCTGTTCGTCATCTAAAATGCCAAACAAAACGAGCGGGGCGCCTTCCATCGTTTCAAAATGCCATTCGGCAGCAGCCAGTTTTTCCGGCTGATGCTTGGCCAAATATTTGCCGGCAAAATCACCAATTACAGCGGTGGCGATGGCGAAAATCAAGCCGACGACCATCATGAGATGGAGCGCCTTTTTATAGTAAACATGTTGAGCGCCCTTCAAAAGCCGGTAAGCGGCAAGAGCGGCCAAAACAAAGGCAGAGGTCATAAACGCCGTGCTGATCACATGAGCCGCTTTCGTCGGTGTGGCCGGATTAAACATGGCTTCGATGGGGCTCACTCCCGTCATTTGGCCATCGATGATTTGAAAGCCGGTCGGGGCGTTCATAAAGCCATTAACTGTGGTGATAAAAAAGGCACTCATCGTGGCCCCTATGGCGACGGGAATAAGGAGTAACAGATGCTTGCGCTGATCATCAAACCGGTTCCACGTGTACAGATAAATGCCCAAGAAAATCGCTTCAAAGAAAAAGGCGAACACTTCCATAAACAGGGGCAGCGCAATGACATGACCAGCCATTTCCATAAAGTTGGGCCACAACAAGGCCAGCTGCAAGGCAATGGCTGTGCCGGTCACCACCCCAACCGCCACTAAAACGACGAACCCCCGGGCCCAGCGCCGAGCCATCAACAGATAATGTTCATCATTCTTTTTAATGCCCAGCCAGTGGGCAATGATGATCATCAAGGGCAAGCCGACGCCCAGGGTGGCAAAAATGGCGTGAATGGAAAGCGTTAATAAGGAGAGCATCCTGCTGGCAAATACGGGATCCTCAAAGAGCAACATGGTTTTTCCCTCCTATGCAGTTCAATTTCAAGCAGGTAAACACGATTTAAGCTTTATACAGAAAATCATATCTATCTGTGATTATCTTAACACCGTCAAATGTTTTTAGAGTATGCTCGCTTTGAACAATGTGTGGAAATCTTTTGACGAAAAACCGACAATCGTGATTAAGCACTATTTTTGAGGGAAATGCCTGATTTACTGGCATTTACATGTGATGTAGACTACTATAATAGCTATCTAGGTGTAACAAGGAGAGGC from Caldalkalibacillus thermarum encodes the following:
- a CDS encoding cytochrome d ubiquinol oxidase subunit II, with the protein product MDYEVIGMTVLWTFLFGYVIVASIDFGAGFFNAYSLWTGQHQVLSNVIQRYLSPVWEVTNVFLIFFFVGMIGFFPSTAYYYGSALLIPLSISIILLAIRGSYYAFETYGSKGHRGYAFLYGATGLVLPASLSVVFTISEGGFIQLTERGPVLDYWTLFTSPLSWSIVVLAVAAVLYISAVFLTWYADRGGHSQATALFRRYALIWALPTIVTAMGIVYELRNHNPDHFASLLNLWWMFAISLLFFVASVWLIWQKKYYGTAFLLLVGQFAFAFYAYGISKYPYLLYPYLTVYDGATNEAMAIALIVAFVAGLCLLVPSLYLLLRFFVLDDQYVAGKK
- a CDS encoding cytochrome ubiquinol oxidase subunit I; translated protein: MLLFEDPVFASRMLSLLTLSIHAIFATLGVGLPLMIIIAHWLGIKKNDEHYLLMARRWARGFVVLVAVGVVTGTAIALQLALLWPNFMEMAGHVIALPLFMEVFAFFFEAIFLGIYLYTWNRFDDQRKHLLLLIPVAIGATMSAFFITTVNGFMNAPTGFQIIDGQMTGVSPIEAMFNPATPTKAAHVISTAFMTSAFVLAALAAYRLLKGAQHVYYKKALHLMMVVGLIFAIATAVIGDFAGKYLAKHQPEKLAAAEWHFETMEGAPLVLFGILDDEQNVRFGLEIPYALSILAHNHPQAEVIGLNEFPQEWHPPLFIHYLFNLMVIIGVWLVLFSFVYWWGMRRKWTIVTSRWFRRLIVASGPLAMLAIQAGWWMTEFGRQPWILRGVMTVEEAATQSPYVGHLFFFFLALYLILVIGVVVVLRNINQRFPLEQDLAHEGGERPWITK